The proteins below come from a single Triticum aestivum cultivar Chinese Spring chromosome 5D, IWGSC CS RefSeq v2.1, whole genome shotgun sequence genomic window:
- the LOC123124012 gene encoding uncharacterized protein has translation MSAGQPRKRPPNAPPPNHHHQQQHRSSKRPRPHIEQPPRSPLLTLSSHIHLRWDDRARRALPADDQIGIPWRHLAPFLDSPPRAPRTLADVATVPRRIFSLADIPLLGGVFSYEVWDACLTEADRRFLARFLPAGSDAEEAVQDLLTGENHHFGNPLVTWSSALCCGDLHPDAVLNKEQQIRADKKAYHAHLKNYHSDMTDTVTRWRDKWLTCDNPKSLFRDNLAKQRRGDRQSSGENVIFSNAPKNAIPMKVVRNGDVTKYMSYIKVSRAQHDLVKRMKQSGDGIQTRHLVGVIGDIDNFHVKPYETLMEDEKQKLHDHWVILSCKELPAAFKARREEKLIAEKLRRSLCLEIAERNMSEVEKAEQLGVRTAEVEQDGAYRNGGTSDGQEEPVEHSPQDVPQSGNTSSAGLEDEEDANDTSDTTDTSTDSHDSPNTTDQEGNDTSDTGTSTDSHDGPNVTDQDVMDMNNTNIPTQSQGTSDEQDEEVEKISSTSAKSGDSSDAQDEALMDISCRNGISQSDPGMADDDMEDTSCNDTTLQADMQSQEPKAISGTISPIQGLNSSNMLVQDCKKTGYIGFPIHVHGGFDERTDDLKNMCYPSASTGPDNKNEMNGMILDQRETDNITMMPSDSTSSRQNNAKGPELKGPAKCQKELWQPASPVDSFYHPPGNDLYAQSGALQLKHHLSGGPATCLIDLEVDDRRRQQAQISVPAAQPMSNSASLLQPSTNQLNGEQLLNGVKGVGMVPSYSLGHVNGMKQSMGLHSMTNGHLAQSGLAQEQMQLLGERHSGLYSQQVENNINMYPSATLCTQNSFPMAEPQSFAGHVPADQSRSWFPDEDQPSHNNWSGMGSNGVVLGQDLPGGDGSLLSVLSQYKQQVSSRPPGSDQLLLGGRRNLVAPLGVAENMVPLSTDMYGYTQNNVAGSQVDSNLQWAQGMTHPSSSAACFRQFGGGPWSR, from the exons ATGTCAGCCGGCCAGCCGAGGAAGCGGCCGCCGAACGCGCCCccgcccaaccaccaccaccagcagcagcacaGATCGAGCAAGCGGCCCAGGCCCCACATCGAGCAGCCGCCCCGCTCCCCGCTGCTCACCCTGAGCTCCCACATCCACCTCCGCTGGGATGACCGCGCCAGGCGGGCCCTCCCCGCCGACGACCAGATCGGCATCCCCTGGCGCCATCTCGCGCCCTTCCTCGACTCCCCGCCCCGCGCCCCTCGCACCCTCGCCGACGTCGCCACCGTCCCCAGgcggattttctccctcgccgacaTCCCTCTCCTCGGTGGGGTCTTCTCCTACGAG GTCTGGGACGCCTGCCTGACGGAGGCCGACAGGAGGTTCCTTGCTCGGTTTCTTCCGGCAGGGTCCGACGCCGAGGAAGCAGTGCAGGATTTGCTCACCGGGGAAAATCACCACTTTGGGAATCCCCTTGTAACCTG GTCCTCTGCTCTTTGCTGTGGTGATCTTCACCCAGATGCTGTCCTTAACAAGGAGCAGCAAATCAGAGCTGATAAGAAGGCATATCATGCACACTTGAAGAACTACCACTCCGA CATGACTGATACCGTCACGAGGTGGAGGGACAAATGGTTGACTTGTGACAATCCAAAAAGCTTGTTCAG GGATAACCTTGCTAAACAGCGACGAGGGGACCGGCAGTCATCCGGAGAAAATGTCATATTTTCTAATGCTCCTAAGAATGCAATACCCATGAAGGTTGTACGAAACGGTGACGTCACAAAGTATATGTCATATATTAAG GTCAGCAGGGCTCAGCATGATCTTGTTAAGAGAATGAAGCAATCTGGTGATGGCATTCAGACAAGACATCTTGTTGGTGTTATTGGTGATATTGACAACTTCCATGTGAAACCATATGAGACACTGATGGAGGATGAGAAACAGAAACTGCACGATCATTG GGTCATTCTGTCATGTAAAGAACTCCCTGCTGCTTTCAAGGCCCGACGGGAAGAGAAGTTGATTGCTGAGAAATTAAGGAGGTCATTGTGCCTTGAAATTGCAGAAAGGAATATGTCTGAGGTGGAAAAG GCAGAGCAGTTAGGTGTCAGAACCGCAGAAGTTGAACAAGATGGTGCTTATCGAAATGGTGGCACCTCAGATGGACAGGAAGAACCGGTAGAGCACTCGCCTCAGGATGTGCCGCAATCCGGGAATACTAGCAGTGCAGGTCTTGAAGATGAAGAAGATGCCAATGATACAAGTGATACTACTGATACATCCACAGACTCTCATGACAGCCCAAACACGACAGATCAAGAGGGCAATGATACAAGTGATACAGGTACATCCACTGACTCTCATGACGGCCCAAACGTGACAGATCAAGATGTTATGGACATGAATAACACGAATATACCTACCCAGAGTCAGGGTACCTCAGACGAGCAAGATGAAGAAGTTGAAAAGATCAGCAGCACAAGTGCTAAAAGTGGCGACAGCTCAGACGCGCAAGATGAAGCCCTTATGGATATAAGCTGTAGGAACGGAATCTCCCAGAGCGATCCAGGCATGGCAGATGATGATATGGAAGACACCAGCTGCAATGATACAACTCTCCAAGCAGATATGCAATCTCAGGAGCCCAAGGCCATCAGCGGCACGATCTCACCTATTCAAGGCCTCAACAGCTCAAATATGCTAGTTCAAGATTGCAAGAAGACTGGCTATATAGGTTTTCCTATTCATGTTCATGGCGGTTTCGATGAGCGAACTGACGACTTGAAGAACATGTGCTACCCGAGTGCCTCAACTGGACCTGACAATAAAAATGAGATGAATGGCATGATTCTTGATCAAAGAGAGACTGATAATATTACAATGATGCCCTCTGATAGTACTTCGAGCAGACAAAATAATGCGAAAGGTCCTGAACTAAAAGGGCCTGCAAAATGCCAGAAAGAATTATGGCAGCCAGCAAGTCCTGTGGATTCCTTTTACCACCCTCCGGGGAATGATCTGTATGCACAATCAGGTGCCCTGCAGCTCAAACATCATCTCTCTGGAGGGCCAGCAACTTGTTTGATTGACTTGGAGGTAGATGACAGACGCAGACAGCAAGCTCAAATCAGTGTTCCTGCTGCACAACCGATGAGCAATTCAGCATCTCTGTTGCAACCAAGCACGAACCAGCTAAACGGTGAGCAGCTCCTAAATGGCGTGAAGGGTGTCGGAATGGTCCCCTCTTATTCCCTGGGACATGTGAACGGCATGAAACAGTCTATGGGCTTGCATTCCATGACAAACGGACACCTAGCTCAATCTGGTCTGGCCCAAGAGCAGATGCAGTTGCTTGGTGAGAGGCACAGCGGACTTTACTCGCAGCAAGTTGAGAACAACATTAACATGTATCCCAGTGCAACGCTCTGTACTCAGAACAGCTTTCCTATGGCCGAGCCCCAAAGTTTTGCTGGTCACGTGCCTGCGGATCAGAGTCGCAGCTGGTTCCCTGATGAGGACCAACCATCACATAATAATTGGTCTGGAATGGGATCAAACGGCGTCGTTTTAGGCCAGGATCTGCCTGGCGGGGACGGGAGCCTTCTGAGCGTCCTGTCCCAGTACAAGCAGCAGGTATCTTCACGCCCGCCGGGCTCTGACCAGCTGCTCCTTGGAGGAAGGAGGAATCTAGTTGCTCCTCTTGGTGTTGCTGAGAACATGGTTCCTTTATCCACAGACATGTATGGGTACACCCAGAATAATGTGGCAGGCAGTCAGGTCGACAGCAATCTGCAATGGGCACAGGGAATGACCCATCCTTCTTCCTCTGCTGCTTGCTTCAGGCAGTTTGGTGGAGGGCCCTGGTCAAGATAG